The sequence CATCAAGCCAAACGCAGTAATGAAACCGTCTTGTCCGAAATAACTAAAAGGGGTGCTGGAAGCGGCGCACGCGGCGGTGATCGGGGAAGGGCTTATGGCGAAGTGATCCGGTATGAAGCGTCCGAATGACAGTGTGCCGGTATTGCCAATGCTGCAGCCATATTTTCCTCCGATTAAGGTATCAGAGAGATTGCTATCAGCTGAGGTACTTGTTATGCAATCCCCATTGGCGCTATCTACGGCCGTGAACGTGTCGTCGCGATACGCACCGGGGGCGAGATAAAGATAGCCCACTTCGGTATAAGTCGCATTGATCGCTTTGGTATTGACGGCTAATGTGGCGGGCGACAGGATGCCGGCTACGCCGCCGCTTTGTTGCGTTGCGGCTTGCGTGGTAGTTTGAGCCGTTAATTTTGTGGTGTCGAGGGCCATGGCTCCCGCATAGCCATCATTGGCATGAGTAGCAGCGAGCAGGCTGAAACCACTGCCTCCATTGATGATTGGGAGTGCGGTTGTTGAGGGGGCTGTCGCCGTTGCTGAGGTCGATAGCGTGACCGTGGAAGGGCGCACCGAGAACTGATCGGAAGAGCAAGCCGGAGCCAAAGCGGTGAAGCTTCCACAGCTACTATCGGTGCATTCCCGGACGCGACACCGTAATATTGGGGCGGCATTTGCAAGGTTGAAATTGCCGGTCGACGTGCGCCCGGCAGCGCTTACGGAGAAGTTCACTGTTTGAGATGCCACAGGGGTTTGGCTAGCCAGGGCTGTGCAACTGGTCGGTGGGGTTGTATCGTTGAATAAATCCACTCTGACCGACTTGGGGATGCTGGTAGTGCCGCTGTAACCGGTCGCCAGTGCGCCATCGGATTTAAGCGCCGCGATGTCGAAGGTAAAGTTAGCGTTGACCAGCTTAGTAAAGAGCGGTTTTCGTGCCGTTGCTACCCATGGCGTATTGCTATCCTTTTCCAGGCAGTCAAAGGTACTGACATGCGATGCACCGCCAGCACCTGCTGGGGCTGGACATACAAGCGGCGAGGGTAAGTTGGTGTTATTGGTCACGCAGCTACTGTCACCAGTTGCCAGGCAACACACGCTGTTGATAATGGCCATGTTACCGAGAGTAATAGGGTCGGGCCTATTCGTTGAGATCAAACCGCTGACTGTGGTGTTTGCTCCCACAGCGATGTTGCCGGAAGCGGTACCGACGTTTCCGTTCACTGTTATTGATGCGCCTAACGTGATGGCACCGACAGCGCTACTAGAAATGGAGCCACCAACGCTAGTGCCTGCACCGATACCGATGCCGCCGGTAGCAGTACTAATGCTGCCACCAATCATAACCGTCGCGCCAATCGTGATCGCACCAGTCTGGATGGTGGTAAGACTGCTGCTGACTGAGCTTCCCGCGCCGACTGTTACTGCGCCTTGAACGGTGCTGATAGTGCCGTTTATGTCAGTACCGGCACCCACCGTGACGGCCCCGATATTCGTGGTGATATTGCCGCTGAGCGTGCTATTAGCGCCGATATCAATTGCCCCACCAGAAGTTAAGTTAGCGTTCGAAATGCAACTGGCGCCGAATCCGATTGCGCCGCTTACGTTGAAGTTCAGATTAGAGGCCGAACCCCTTTTATTGATCTGGCAACTGGCGCCCGCAGAAAAAGCGCCATTTACGGTGACGGTGGCTGGGGCGTAAATACTGATCGTATCGCCAGCAGCGAGAGACAAGGTGCCACATGTGTAGGAGCCGCTACCGCCGCTGCAACCGGCCGGAAGATAGCCTGGAAAAGTGTAGTCGATAGCTTGTGCCGGCAATGCTGTCAGTAACAGTAACGGTAGGACGATTAGTAAAAATAACCACCGCCGGAGGTGAGTACGCAGAGAGGATGTTTGGTGACGGATAAAATTTGAGTTAGGACGCGCATTGATCCATGCTTTTGGATAAGACGATATTTTGACCATTCCGGCGATAGAAAGGCGCTCTTGACTCTGCGTCGCACGCCTTCGGAGAATGAATTGCAGTCTGGCGCTGTAACTCAGCGCAATAGCGGCAATAGCGGTAATAAGCGTAATTGGTGCAGTCAGTAGCCCAAGCGCCGAAGCCAAATGCTGTATTGTTTTTTTAAAGGACATTTTATTTAAGATAGGATGGCTATTAGCGCGGCATCTGGCTCAATTTTTGATCGACAAAAGTCCGTAATTCTGGCGATAATGTCGAGGACGATTTAGCGCGGGTAAATGCGTCCTTGGCTTCTGGTAAGCGATTTTCAGCCTGCAAAGAAATACCGTAGCCCATCCACCAAAGACCGTTTTCAGGCATCTTGCGGATCGCAATTGCATAATGATCAATGGCTTCTTTGTGTCGTTTTTCACGCTGCAATAAAGCCGCCAGAAAAGCTTGGTAATCCGCATCAGCCAGTGCATACGAGAGCGATCGCTCCAACGTTTCCAGCGCTGTCCGTGTGTTGCCGCGCTCAACCTGAAGACGCGCCAAAATCATCGCCATGCCTGTTTGAGCGGGATCAATGGCTATTCCCTCTTGCAACTTGCGCATGGCATCATCCTGATGCTTTGTGTCGAGCAGCAAACCAACCAAGGTTTGGCGGGCCGCAGCGTGTTTTGGATCAAGCTGTAAAACTTGCTGCAGCATATCGATAGCTTGTGATATCTGCCCGACATCGATCAGCGTAACGGCTTTGCGATAATGATTGTCTATGGCTTGTTGCGGGGTCACTTCTTTGGCTTGAGGCGCTATCTTGCCGTCGTTTTCTGAGTCAGCCTTCCCTTTTTTTTTTGTGTTATTGCGGGGAATTGCTTTTACGTCATTTTGCGTAGAGCGCAAGACTGGCGTGGC is a genomic window of Glaciimonas sp. CA11.2 containing:
- a CDS encoding tetratricopeptide repeat protein, translated to MSLINQMLQDLDKRGSTVGVVIGPTGTDALSQNHIRTVPNVDNKSRRIWWVAALLLLLIAIVIGAVWGLRYWQKASPAAAIVKPAASGQAIKATPLPAPALTILPATPAIPAIPTAPDALPTDVSPAGTSEIKPALTSPSEVLPVKPLPAPMSIGKSTANDPTKNDETKSITNNNTDIAGRIANTLNADANASTILNATPVLRSTQNDVKAIPRNNTKKKGKADSENDGKIAPQAKEVTPQQAIDNHYRKAVTLIDVGQISQAIDMLQQVLQLDPKHAAARQTLVGLLLDTKHQDDAMRKLQEGIAIDPAQTGMAMILARLQVERGNTRTALETLERSLSYALADADYQAFLAALLQREKRHKEAIDHYAIAIRKMPENGLWWMGYGISLQAENRLPEAKDAFTRAKSSSTLSPELRTFVDQKLSQMPR
- a CDS encoding DUF6701 domain-containing protein produces the protein MSFKKTIQHLASALGLLTAPITLITAIAAIALSYSARLQFILRRRATQSQERLSIAGMVKISSYPKAWINARPNSNFIRHQTSSLRTHLRRWLFLLIVLPLLLLTALPAQAIDYTFPGYLPAGCSGGSGSYTCGTLSLAAGDTISIYAPATVTVNGAFSAGASCQINKRGSASNLNFNVSGAIGFGASCISNANLTSGGAIDIGANSTLSGNITTNIGAVTVGAGTDINGTISTVQGAVTVGAGSSVSSSLTTIQTGAITIGATVMIGGSISTATGGIGIGAGTSVGGSISSSAVGAITLGASITVNGNVGTASGNIAVGANTTVSGLISTNRPDPITLGNMAIINSVCCLATGDSSCVTNNTNLPSPLVCPAPAGAGGASHVSTFDCLEKDSNTPWVATARKPLFTKLVNANFTFDIAALKSDGALATGYSGTTSIPKSVRVDLFNDTTPPTSCTALASQTPVASQTVNFSVSAAGRTSTGNFNLANAAPILRCRVRECTDSSCGSFTALAPACSSDQFSVRPSTVTLSTSATATAPSTTALPIINGGSGFSLLAATHANDGYAGAMALDTTKLTAQTTTQAATQQSGGVAGILSPATLAVNTKAINATYTEVGYLYLAPGAYRDDTFTAVDSANGDCITSTSADSNLSDTLIGGKYGCSIGNTGTLSFGRFIPDHFAISPSPITAACAASSTPFSYFGQDGFITAFGLMAQNTANGITQNYTGVFAKLNLTNYAGYRFSTSALPTGSNLTSSATGVSGNWTNGSASVSAGQQISRPNVATIETFVTVLAAPSDGEVTASSPTAVGSATRLRYGRLKMQNAYGSELLALPIPLEAQYWTGSYYVTNMADSCTVIPASSIKMNNYLKQLSACKTQLSPAGSTTLIAGKLPAPGLILTKPGAKNAGSVDLTVNISTSATDNTCVSTTESAATSANIPWFGINPASRATFGLYKSSIIYQREMY